The Drosophila nasuta strain 15112-1781.00 chromosome 2L, ASM2355853v1, whole genome shotgun sequence genome window below encodes:
- the LOC132798379 gene encoding neurofilament heavy polypeptide: MHLTKGTFLVLTLCLSCSDIWATPTLGLVEGLWNGLGSATHGIIDGFKNATKDGVDLTKNTLEDLHNTKSNFIKGALGIAANLTKGISDSLLGSLKDLTAQLEASLAELESLVAKERNLIKRKALQEALDALKLLHSTAIQLKADLVAISEKISGTIAVQIQAAIEKLKEWADGQLKRVDECTAGAGLAEAKEVINALVVKYVKILEGSIEELLTLKAVFELEVNNAIEKKAKLAKELIAQMKRCSGLLAIRCQLALADLTQQVLAAANELKALQKRGQELIEAGVYASAQIKLTLIELGKEKLKIEIIIDIIIEKYATTTSSSSTAASTTAASTTAASTTAASTTAASSTTDSSTAASTTEESSSSSEAESSSASDGSGDNESSSESQAPGGDDSTSESQAPGGDDSTSESQAPGGDDSTSESQAPGGDDSTSESQAPGGDDSTSESQAPGGDDSTSESQAPGGDDSTSESQAPGGDDSTSESQAPSDDSSTGASDADSTSESEPSGGDDSTSESEAPSDESSTGAVSAEPANAESTTRLGC, from the coding sequence ATGCATCTAACCAAAGGAACGTTTCTGGTACTCACTCTCTGCCTTAGTTGCTCGGACATCTGGGCAACGCCCACCCTTGGCCTCGTTGAAGGTCTGTGGAACGGCTTGGGAAGTGCAACACATGGCATTATCGACGGATTTAAAAATGCTACAAAGGATGGAGTTGACCTAACGAAGAATACTCTAGAAGATCTTCATAACACCAAGTCCAACTTCATAAAAGGTGCCCTGGGAATCGCAGCAAACCTGACCAAAGGCATTTCTGATTCGTTGCTCGGTAGCTTGAAGGACTTGACGGCACAATTGGAAGCTTCGCTTGCGGAGCTTGAATCTCTTGTGGCCAAGGAAAGGAATCTCATTAAGAGAAAGGCATTGCAAGAAGCATTAGATGCGCTGAAGTTACTCCATTCAACGGCCATTCAACTTAAGGCAGATCTGGTCGCTATTAGCGAAAAGATTAGCGGGACAATTGCCGTACAAATCCAGGCCgcaattgaaaaattgaagGAATGGGCAGATGGGCAATTGAAGCGTGTGGATGAATGTACTGCAGGTGCTGGCCTTGCGGAAGCAAAGGAAGTCATTAATGCTCTGGTCGTCAAATACGTCAAAATTCTGGAGGGAAGCATCGAGGAACTTCTTACATTGAAGGCTGTTTTCGAGCTAGAAGTTAACAATGCCATCGAAAAAAAAGCTAAACTAGCCAAGGAGTTAATTGCGCAAATGAAACGATGCTCAGGCTTACTTGCAATTCGATGCCAACTCGCTCTTGCTGACTTGACACAGCAGGTGCTTGCTGCCGCCAACGAACTGAAAGCACTGCAGAAAAGGGGTCAGGAATTGATCGAGGCTGGAGTCTATGCCAGCGCACAAATCAAGCTGACTTTGATTGAATTGGGCAAGGAAAAGCTGAAAATCGaaataattattgatattatCATTGAGAAGTACGCGACAACCACCTCTTCAAGCTCAACTGCAGCCAGCACCACTGCAGCCAGCACCACTGCAGCCAGCACCACTGCAGCCAGCACCACTGCAGCAAGCTCAACCACCGATAGCTCAACCGCGGCTAGCACAACCGAAGAAAGCTCGAGCTCATCTGAAGCCGAATCTAGTAGTGCATCTGATGGCTCTGGGGATAATGAATCTTCAAGTGAATCCCAAGCCCCTGGTGGAGATGATTCTACAAGTGAGTCCCAAGCCCCTGGTGGAGATGATTCTACAAGTGAATCTCAAGCCCCTGGCGGAGATGATTCTACAAGTGAATCCCAAGCCCCTGGCGGAGATGATTCTACAAGTGAATCCCAAGCCCCTGGTGGAGATGATTCTACAAGTGAATCCCAAGCCCCTGGCGGAGATGATTCTACAAGTGAATCCCAAGCCCCTGGCGGAGATGATTCTACAAGTGAATCCCAAGCCCCTGGCGGAGATGATTCTACAAGTGAATCGCAAGCCCCTAGTGACGATAGCTCTACAGGCGCATCAGACGCAGATTCTACCAGCGAATCCGAACCCTCTGGCGGAGATGATTCTACAAGCGAATCGGAGGCCCCTAGTGACGAAAGCTCTACAGGCGCAGTTTCTGCAGAACCAGCAAATGCGGAGTCTACTACACGTTTGGGATGCTGA